In Myxococcota bacterium, the DNA window GCTGAGCGCGACACACGTTGCCGACGGGTGGCCCACCCAGGTACGGTCCCCGCGTGCCCGTTGCCCTCATGCGCACACCGAAGGATGCCCGCGCGTTGCCCATGCCGGCGCGATCCCCCGCGTCACCGAGCGGTTCCGGGCGGGCACTGACCTTCAGGGGGAGGCCGCCCGGAGGGTGCGTCGCCCCGGAGAATCGATGCTGAACGGCAGTGTGCACCCGGATTTCGAACGCACGGCAAAGACCTTCTTGAAGCAGGTGCCGTCGGGCCCCGGTGGGGCCGCGCTCTGCGTCTATCACCGGGGAGAGAAGGTCGTCGATTGCTGGGCGGGCACCCGCAACCTGGACGGGGACCCCTGGGAAGAGGACACGCTCTCGCTGTCCTATTCCACCTCGAAGGGGGTGGCCTCGACCCTGCTGCACATGCTCGTGGACCGGGGCCTGCTCGACTACGACGACCCGGTGGCCGCCCATTGGCCCGAGTTCGCGCAGGGTGGGAAGGCCGAGATCACCATCCGACAGGTGATGTGCCACGAGGCGGGGCTCTACAGCATCCGTCAGCTCGTCGACCACGCCCATCGGATGCTGGACTGGGAGTACATGGTCGAGGCGCTGGGCGACGCGGTGCCGCTGCATCGGCCCGGCAAGGCCCATGGCTACCACGGGCTGACCTACGGCTGGCTGGTCGGAGAGCTGATTCAGCGCGTCACCGGGAAGAGCTTCAGCGACCTGCTGGCCTCGGAGATCGCCGAGCCGCTCGGCCTGGACGGGCTGTTCATCGGGCTGCCGAAGCGCCAGATGAAGCGGCGCGCGACCCTGATTCCGTCGGGCCTCGTGCAGCCCGGCGGGACGTCGGCGCAGAACATCCAGCGCTGGAGCCGTGGCATCAATCGCTTCCTGCGTCTGGTGGGGAACCCGGTCGACCTGGAGCAGGTCGCCGAGGCCTTGCTGCCGACCGGCATGGACGACCTCGACTTCGACAGCGAGGAGTTCCTGCGGGTCCCGGTACCCGCGGCCAACGGCATGTTCACTGCGCGTTCGCTCGCGAAGCTCTACGCGACGCTCGCGAACGACGGTGAGCTCGGCGGCGTGCGACTGCTCTCACGCGACACTCTCTGGCGGGCGACCGAGGTGCAGAACCGCGGCATCGGTCGCGTGATCCCGATCCCGATGCACTGGCGACTCGGCTATCACCGCGTCGCGACGCTGGGCGCGTCAGTCCCGGCCGGTTTCGGGCACTCGGGCTTCGGCGGCTCGGGCGCCTGGGCCGATCCGGACCGCGAGCTGTCGGTGGCGCTCACCCTCAACAGCGGCGTCGGCACGCCCTTCGGCGATCTGCGGATCATCCGCAT includes these proteins:
- a CDS encoding serine hydrolase domain-containing protein, whose product is MLNGSVHPDFERTAKTFLKQVPSGPGGAALCVYHRGEKVVDCWAGTRNLDGDPWEEDTLSLSYSTSKGVASTLLHMLVDRGLLDYDDPVAAHWPEFAQGGKAEITIRQVMCHEAGLYSIRQLVDHAHRMLDWEYMVEALGDAVPLHRPGKAHGYHGLTYGWLVGELIQRVTGKSFSDLLASEIAEPLGLDGLFIGLPKRQMKRRATLIPSGLVQPGGTSAQNIQRWSRGINRFLRLVGNPVDLEQVAEALLPTGMDDLDFDSEEFLRVPVPAANGMFTARSLAKLYATLANDGELGGVRLLSRDTLWRATEVQNRGIGRVIPIPMHWRLGYHRVATLGASVPAGFGHSGFGGSGAWADPDRELSVALTLNSGVGTPFGDLRIIRIGTAALRCAEAR